One window of the Labilibaculum sp. genome contains the following:
- a CDS encoding YfcC family protein, whose protein sequence is MFKKIPHTYVIVFAIVVLSAILTWLIPGGEFERTTVNVNGTNREVIVQNSYQQIESQGQSWEVFSSFFKGFVDKADIIMFILVIGGAFWIMNASKSIDIGIYSFLEFTKKLEKNKLIRKIGVNNIIITLIMLIFSIFGATFGMSEETIAFTIIFVPMAIKMGYDSIVGVAICFVAAGLGFAGALLNPFTIGIAQGLSNLPLFSGIEYRLFCWVVINFIGFAFILRYAAKVRKNPTKSLVYTDDEYWRKHHDTDMEAIEYYTPKSAWLTYIVLLVSMIGFSYYYPVSTLKIGNSESTFMVLPIITALFAVSGILSLRKSVHFYILNLLLFTIIFLIVGVMGYGWYIMEIATLFFAMGIFSGIAFNNTANEITHLFLDGARDILSAAMIVGLAGGILIVLEEGHIIDSILYYISQSMNDFGKMASVSMMYLIQNIINIIIPSGSAKAALTMPMMSQFSDLIGVSRQATVMAFQFGDGFTNMITPTSGVLIGVLGVAKIPYDKWVKWIGGFMAILILLGLLLLIPTVTMELNGF, encoded by the coding sequence ATGTTTAAAAAGATACCGCATACTTATGTTATTGTATTCGCTATAGTCGTTCTATCAGCCATTCTCACCTGGCTAATTCCGGGCGGAGAATTCGAACGAACTACTGTTAATGTAAATGGAACCAATCGGGAGGTTATCGTACAGAATTCCTACCAGCAAATCGAAAGTCAAGGTCAATCTTGGGAGGTTTTCTCTTCTTTTTTCAAAGGTTTTGTCGACAAAGCCGACATTATCATGTTCATTCTGGTTATTGGTGGTGCCTTCTGGATCATGAATGCGAGCAAATCAATCGATATTGGAATTTACTCCTTTCTAGAATTTACCAAGAAGCTGGAGAAGAATAAACTGATCCGAAAAATCGGAGTCAACAACATAATTATCACGCTAATCATGCTAATATTCAGCATTTTTGGTGCCACCTTCGGCATGAGTGAGGAAACCATTGCCTTTACCATCATATTTGTACCCATGGCCATTAAAATGGGATACGATTCTATTGTAGGTGTAGCCATCTGCTTTGTTGCCGCCGGACTCGGTTTCGCCGGAGCACTTTTAAACCCATTTACAATTGGAATAGCGCAAGGCTTATCGAATTTACCCTTGTTCTCAGGCATTGAATACCGCTTGTTCTGTTGGGTAGTAATTAATTTTATCGGTTTTGCTTTCATCTTACGATACGCTGCCAAGGTTCGCAAAAATCCCACAAAATCATTGGTTTACACCGATGATGAATACTGGAGAAAGCATCACGACACCGATATGGAGGCTATTGAATATTACACGCCTAAATCGGCATGGCTAACCTATATCGTTCTCTTGGTTTCCATGATTGGCTTTTCCTACTATTATCCTGTCAGCACACTCAAAATCGGAAACTCTGAAAGTACTTTTATGGTGCTGCCAATTATCACTGCTCTTTTTGCTGTTTCAGGGATTCTGTCTCTGCGTAAATCGGTTCACTTCTACATTCTTAACCTACTTCTGTTCACGATTATTTTTCTTATTGTAGGCGTAATGGGATACGGCTGGTACATCATGGAAATTGCCACCCTATTCTTTGCCATGGGAATCTTTTCAGGCATTGCTTTCAATAACACAGCCAACGAAATAACCCATCTGTTTTTGGATGGTGCCCGCGATATTCTTTCTGCTGCAATGATTGTTGGATTGGCGGGTGGAATACTAATCGTTCTGGAAGAGGGTCACATCATCGATTCCATCCTTTACTACATCTCTCAATCGATGAACGATTTTGGAAAAATGGCCTCGGTAAGCATGATGTATCTGATTCAAAACATCATCAACATCATCATTCCATCCGGTTCGGCCAAGGCAGCTCTTACCATGCCAATGATGTCGCAATTCTCCGATTTAATTGGTGTATCACGTCAGGCAACCGTAATGGCTTTTCAGTTTGGTGATGGATTTACCAATATGATTACGCCAACCTCCGGTGTTTTGATCGGTGTGTTGGGTGTTGCCAAAATTCCTTACGACAAATGGGTAAAATGGATCGGCGGTTTTATGGCAATCCTGATTTTATTGGGATTATTACTACTAATCCCAACTGTTACAATGGAACTGAATGGGTTTTAA
- the hutI gene encoding imidazolonepropionase — protein MKLLISNIKTLVQVDTEARKWVAGTDMANLNCIDDAYLLIEGDRITDFGKMEDIPDFDDKEGFDCIEEYDATGRMVFPSFCDSHTHLVYAGSREIEYSDKIRGLSYEEIAKRGGGILNSAKLMHEATEEELYESAMERIHEIISLGTGAVEIKSGYGLTLADELKMLRVIKRLKESTPLTIKSSFLGAHAVPDEYKGRQAEYVDMVINEMIPMVAAEDLADYIDVFCDKGFFTVEETDRILNAGMKHGMRAKIHANELDYSGGIQVGVKYNALSVDHLEFVGDAEIEALKGSETMPTVLPGAAFFLNMVCSPVRKMMDAGLPIALASDFNPGSSPSGNMKFIMSLACINYKMLPQEAINATTLNSAYAMGVEDELGSIAKGKIANVYITKEIPSVEYMPYAYGSNLIDVVILRGKVL, from the coding sequence ATGAAGTTGTTAATAAGTAATATAAAAACATTAGTTCAGGTTGATACGGAAGCTCGTAAATGGGTTGCCGGAACCGATATGGCCAATTTGAATTGCATTGATGATGCCTACTTGCTGATTGAAGGCGATAGAATTACTGATTTTGGTAAGATGGAAGACATTCCTGACTTTGATGATAAGGAAGGTTTTGATTGCATTGAGGAGTATGACGCTACGGGAAGAATGGTTTTTCCTAGTTTTTGCGATTCGCATACTCATTTGGTGTATGCGGGAAGTCGTGAAATTGAATATTCCGATAAAATTAGAGGTTTATCGTACGAAGAGATTGCCAAGCGTGGCGGAGGAATTTTGAATTCGGCCAAATTGATGCACGAAGCAACGGAAGAGGAGTTGTACGAATCGGCCATGGAGCGAATTCACGAGATTATTAGTTTGGGAACCGGAGCTGTTGAAATTAAAAGTGGTTATGGCTTAACGCTTGCCGATGAATTGAAAATGCTTCGTGTAATTAAGCGCTTAAAGGAATCAACGCCATTGACTATTAAATCGAGTTTTTTGGGAGCACATGCCGTGCCTGATGAATACAAAGGCCGGCAAGCTGAGTATGTTGATATGGTGATTAATGAGATGATACCCATGGTTGCGGCGGAAGATCTGGCAGATTATATTGATGTGTTTTGCGACAAAGGATTTTTTACTGTTGAGGAAACCGATCGGATTTTAAATGCAGGAATGAAGCATGGTATGCGGGCTAAAATTCATGCCAATGAACTGGATTATTCAGGCGGAATTCAAGTAGGAGTGAAGTACAATGCCCTTTCGGTGGATCATTTAGAGTTTGTTGGCGATGCCGAAATTGAAGCTTTAAAAGGATCGGAAACCATGCCTACAGTATTGCCCGGAGCGGCATTTTTCTTAAACATGGTGTGCTCACCCGTTCGCAAAATGATGGATGCAGGATTGCCAATTGCTTTGGCATCTGATTTTAACCCGGGATCGTCGCCATCGGGAAATATGAAGTTTATTATGTCGCTGGCCTGTATCAATTATAAAATGCTGCCACAGGAGGCTATTAATGCAACTACCCTAAATTCGGCTTATGCCATGGGCGTTGAGGATGAATTGGGAAGTATTGCCAAAGGGAAAATTGCTAATGTTTACATCACCAAAGAAATTCCTTCGGTGGAGTACATGCCCTATGCCTACGGAAGCAACCTGATTGATGTCGTGATTTTACGCGGGAAGGTGTTGTAG
- the ftcD gene encoding glutamate formimidoyltransferase gives MKKLIECVPNFSEGNDMNIIKQITNEIESVEGVRLIDVDPGKATNRTVVTMVGTPDEVCEAAFRAVKKAAELIDMSKHSGAHPRFGATDVCPLVPVANISMEETVEYAHKLAKRIGEEAGVPVYCYENAARTPERKNLAVCRAGEYEAVKDRIGTEQWKPDFGPAEFTPAVAKSGVTAVGARNFLIAYNFNLNTTSTRRANAIAFDVRERGRTLREGNPATGKIVTDEKGNPVMIPGTLKATKAIGWFIEEFGVAQISMNMTDLTVTSIHKAFDEVCAKAQARGIRVTGSELVGVVPLKAMLDAGKHYLRMQERSTGIADREIIKIAVKSLGLDELYPFDADKKIIEYILEDKDQKKLVDLSLTDFVNETASESMAPGGGSISAYMGAMGAALGSMVANLSAHKPGWDDRWEEFSDWAEQGKSYHSKLVHLVDEDTNAFNKIMDAVRLPKGTDAEKAARNEAMEEATKFATMVPFQTMELCLGSMDVAKAMAEIGNPNSVTDAGVGALAARSGVLGAFMNVKINAADLQDKAWAADIIAKGQAIVDKAIALENEIVAMVNAKI, from the coding sequence ATGAAAAAACTAATCGAATGTGTTCCTAATTTTTCTGAAGGGAACGACATGAATATCATTAAGCAGATTACCAACGAAATTGAATCTGTTGAAGGCGTACGTTTAATCGACGTTGATCCTGGGAAAGCAACTAACCGTACCGTAGTAACTATGGTGGGTACGCCCGATGAGGTTTGCGAAGCAGCCTTTCGGGCTGTAAAAAAAGCAGCCGAGTTAATCGATATGAGTAAGCACTCGGGTGCTCATCCTCGTTTTGGAGCTACCGATGTTTGTCCCTTGGTACCAGTTGCCAACATCAGTATGGAAGAGACTGTTGAGTACGCACACAAGTTGGCAAAACGCATTGGCGAAGAGGCAGGTGTTCCTGTTTATTGTTACGAAAATGCAGCACGCACACCAGAACGTAAAAATTTAGCAGTTTGCCGTGCAGGCGAGTACGAAGCGGTTAAAGACAGAATTGGCACCGAGCAGTGGAAACCCGATTTCGGACCTGCCGAATTTACACCTGCAGTTGCAAAAAGCGGAGTAACTGCTGTTGGAGCGCGTAATTTTCTAATTGCTTACAATTTCAACTTAAATACCACCTCAACCCGTCGTGCCAATGCCATCGCATTCGATGTTCGCGAGCGTGGACGTACCTTGCGTGAAGGAAATCCGGCAACAGGAAAAATAGTGACCGATGAAAAAGGAAATCCGGTAATGATTCCTGGAACCCTTAAAGCCACTAAGGCAATCGGATGGTTTATCGAAGAATTTGGTGTTGCTCAGATTTCCATGAACATGACCGACCTTACGGTAACCTCTATTCACAAAGCATTCGACGAGGTTTGCGCCAAGGCTCAGGCTCGTGGTATTCGTGTTACCGGATCGGAGTTGGTTGGTGTTGTGCCCTTAAAAGCCATGTTGGATGCCGGTAAACATTACCTTCGCATGCAGGAACGTTCAACCGGTATTGCCGACCGCGAAATCATTAAAATCGCAGTTAAATCGCTTGGATTGGATGAGTTGTATCCATTCGATGCCGACAAAAAAATTATCGAGTACATCCTCGAAGACAAAGATCAGAAGAAATTGGTTGACTTAAGTTTAACCGATTTTGTAAACGAAACAGCTTCCGAATCGATGGCTCCGGGCGGCGGATCAATTTCTGCCTACATGGGTGCTATGGGTGCCGCATTGGGTTCAATGGTTGCCAACCTTTCGGCTCACAAGCCGGGATGGGATGATCGTTGGGAAGAATTTTCCGATTGGGCCGAGCAAGGCAAATCCTACCACAGCAAGCTGGTTCATCTGGTTGATGAGGACACCAACGCCTTCAACAAAATTATGGATGCCGTTCGTTTGCCTAAAGGAACCGATGCCGAGAAAGCGGCCCGCAACGAGGCCATGGAAGAAGCCACCAAATTTGCAACCATGGTTCCTTTTCAAACCATGGAGCTGTGTTTGGGATCGATGGACGTTGCCAAAGCAATGGCCGAAATCGGGAATCCTAATTCGGTAACCGATGCCGGTGTTGGCGCATTGGCGGCCCGTTCGGGAGTTTTGGGTGCTTTCATGAATGTGAAAATTAATGCAGCCGACTTGCAGGACAAAGCCTGGGCTGCCGACATCATTGCCAAAGGACAGGCAATTGTTGACAAGGCCATTGCTCTCGAAAACGAGATTGTAGCCATGGTTAACGCTAAAATCTAA